In one window of uncultured Draconibacterium sp. DNA:
- the topA gene encoding type I DNA topoisomerase translates to MHKNLVIVESPAKAKTIEGFLGEGYVVTSSMGHVRDLEKKDFGIDIENNYQPRYKVSSDKKKIVTELKKLAKEAETVWLASDEDREGEAIAWHLKEVLKLKDDKTKRIVFHEITKDAITRAVKNPRDIDQHLVNAQQARRVLDRIVGFEVSPVLWKKVKPSLSAGRVQSVAVRLIVEREREIRDFKSETWFRVNGYFLVPDENGNTTELKAELSKRFKTRDEANAFLEKCKTAEFKVSDVVKKPGKRSPAQPFTTSTLQQEASRKLGFSVSQTMAVAQRLYESGKITYMRTDSVNLSGLALNTSKQKITELHGENYVKIRKFKNKSKGAQEAHEAIRPTYMENQTVAGSSQEQRLYELIWKRTIASQMADAILERTNVTIDVSNAPEKFQATGEVIVFDGFLKVYIESTDDENANGSGQTLIPPMHVNDLLEMTSVVSTQRFSQRPPRYTEASLVKRLEELGIGRPSTYAPTITTVQNRNYVVKEERPGVERNYNVLTLKDGKIKEEEKTEITGAEKNKLFPTDIGIVVNDFLMDNFDEIMDYNFTANVEKEFDDIADGKMVWNEMIDKFYRPFHGKVEHALENAERSKGERILGVDPKTGKEVSVKIGRFGPLAQLGEVSQEEGAEKPQFSSLRTGQHIETITLEEALDLFKLPRELGEYEDKKVTVAIGRFGPYVRHDNKFVSLGKEDDPYSVQLDRAVELIEAKREKDRKAVIKIFDEDAELQLLNGRWGPYIKHGKKNYKIPKTAKAEELSFEDCMKIIESAPEPKSRRGRKK, encoded by the coding sequence ATGCACAAAAACCTGGTTATAGTCGAGTCCCCTGCAAAGGCGAAAACAATTGAGGGATTTCTTGGAGAAGGCTACGTGGTAACCTCAAGTATGGGGCATGTTAGAGACTTGGAAAAGAAAGACTTCGGGATTGATATTGAGAACAATTATCAGCCCAGATACAAAGTTTCTTCGGATAAGAAGAAAATAGTAACAGAACTGAAAAAGTTAGCGAAGGAGGCCGAAACGGTTTGGCTCGCTTCCGATGAAGACCGCGAGGGAGAGGCAATAGCCTGGCACCTGAAAGAGGTGCTGAAGCTGAAAGATGATAAAACAAAACGAATTGTTTTTCACGAAATTACTAAAGATGCCATTACACGTGCTGTTAAAAATCCTCGGGATATTGACCAGCATTTGGTAAATGCACAGCAAGCCCGTCGTGTGTTAGACCGTATTGTGGGTTTCGAAGTGTCGCCGGTTTTATGGAAAAAAGTAAAACCATCGTTGAGTGCAGGTCGTGTGCAGTCGGTAGCGGTTCGTTTAATTGTTGAGCGCGAACGCGAAATCCGCGATTTTAAATCGGAAACATGGTTTCGTGTAAACGGATACTTTTTGGTACCTGATGAAAACGGTAATACCACCGAATTAAAAGCAGAACTATCAAAACGTTTTAAAACCCGTGATGAGGCCAACGCTTTCCTCGAAAAATGCAAAACAGCAGAGTTTAAAGTTAGCGATGTGGTGAAAAAACCGGGGAAAAGATCGCCGGCACAACCATTTACAACCTCAACATTACAACAGGAAGCCAGTAGAAAACTGGGATTCTCGGTGTCGCAGACAATGGCAGTTGCCCAGCGTTTGTATGAAAGTGGTAAGATTACCTACATGCGTACAGACTCGGTGAACCTGTCGGGTTTGGCATTAAATACTTCGAAGCAAAAGATCACTGAATTGCATGGTGAGAACTATGTAAAAATCAGGAAATTTAAAAATAAATCTAAAGGAGCGCAGGAAGCGCACGAGGCCATTCGTCCTACTTACATGGAAAACCAAACGGTAGCCGGATCATCGCAGGAGCAGCGTTTGTACGAATTGATCTGGAAACGTACTATCGCTTCGCAAATGGCCGATGCTATTTTGGAGCGCACCAATGTAACCATCGATGTGTCGAATGCACCGGAGAAATTTCAGGCAACAGGAGAGGTAATTGTTTTCGATGGTTTCCTGAAAGTATATATTGAATCGACCGACGATGAAAATGCAAACGGAAGTGGGCAGACCTTAATTCCACCGATGCATGTTAACGATCTGCTTGAGATGACTTCTGTTGTTTCAACCCAACGTTTTTCACAACGTCCGCCACGATATACGGAAGCGTCATTGGTTAAACGTTTGGAGGAGCTTGGAATTGGTCGTCCGTCAACTTATGCGCCAACCATTACAACGGTTCAGAACAGAAATTATGTTGTAAAAGAAGAACGCCCGGGTGTGGAACGGAACTATAATGTTCTTACCCTGAAAGACGGAAAAATTAAAGAGGAAGAAAAGACCGAGATTACCGGAGCTGAAAAAAATAAACTGTTCCCAACCGATATCGGTATTGTTGTGAATGATTTTCTGATGGATAACTTCGATGAGATCATGGACTACAACTTTACCGCAAATGTTGAAAAGGAATTTGATGATATTGCCGACGGGAAAATGGTTTGGAACGAAATGATTGATAAGTTTTATCGGCCGTTTCATGGCAAAGTGGAACACGCCCTCGAAAATGCCGAACGATCGAAAGGTGAGCGTATTTTGGGTGTTGACCCGAAAACAGGGAAAGAGGTGTCGGTTAAGATTGGTCGTTTTGGTCCGTTGGCGCAATTGGGTGAAGTATCGCAGGAAGAAGGAGCTGAAAAACCACAGTTTTCGAGCTTGCGTACCGGTCAGCATATTGAAACAATTACCCTGGAAGAAGCGCTCGACCTGTTTAAACTTCCACGCGAATTGGGAGAATACGAAGACAAAAAGGTTACTGTTGCCATTGGTCGTTTTGGTCCGTATGTGCGTCACGACAATAAATTTGTTTCGCTCGGAAAAGAAGACGATCCGTATTCGGTGCAACTCGACAGAGCGGTTGAATTGATTGAAGCCAAGCGTGAAAAAGACCGTAAGGCTGTCATTAAGATATTTGATGAAGATGCAGAACTTCAGTTGCTTAACGGCAGATGGGGGCCTTACATTAAGCATGGAAAGAAAAATTACAAAATACCAAAAACGGCTAAGGCCGAGGAGTTGTCTTTCGAGGATTGTATGAAGATCATTGAGTCGGCTCCGGAACCTAAAAGCCGACGCGGTAGAAAAAAATAA
- the gldL gene encoding gliding motility protein GldL yields the protein MNLGELFKTKRWKTFMGYVYGWGAAVVMVGALFKLEHWKGSSELLTVGLLTEAFIFFLSAFEPPISIPEWDKVYPELNEEYELEEVKELRTNNKSNGLETLFGSSELTPELMDRVGKGLAELSNTAKGISDISSATLATDMYVKNLGSASESMNSFAQINKKANESINSSVNTLVDSYSVAATQLTETGKNLSAVYQKSSDVISGELENIGSSSKQYSGNLERLNKNLDSLNSNFEDQLKDTQDQFKANQKFNQDLAEMNSILTSSVDELKKYKENAESLNKNLEALNTIYGNMLGAMSYKK from the coding sequence ATGAATCTGGGAGAACTTTTTAAAACTAAGCGCTGGAAAACATTCATGGGTTATGTTTATGGATGGGGGGCAGCAGTCGTTATGGTTGGTGCCTTGTTCAAACTTGAACACTGGAAAGGCTCCAGCGAGTTATTAACCGTAGGATTGCTTACAGAGGCATTTATCTTTTTCCTCTCAGCATTTGAGCCTCCAATCAGTATTCCTGAATGGGATAAGGTGTATCCGGAATTAAATGAAGAGTATGAGCTTGAGGAAGTAAAAGAGTTGAGAACCAATAACAAAAGTAATGGTTTGGAAACACTTTTTGGCAGCTCAGAACTTACACCGGAACTGATGGATCGTGTTGGAAAAGGATTAGCCGAGTTAAGTAACACCGCCAAGGGAATAAGCGACATATCTTCGGCTACACTTGCTACCGATATGTACGTTAAAAACCTGGGGTCGGCTTCAGAATCGATGAACTCTTTTGCCCAAATTAACAAAAAGGCAAACGAATCGATCAATAGTTCGGTTAATACCTTAGTCGATTCATATTCTGTTGCAGCTACTCAACTTACTGAAACCGGAAAAAATCTTTCTGCCGTTTACCAAAAATCATCAGATGTTATTTCGGGTGAATTGGAGAACATTGGTAGTAGTTCTAAACAATATTCAGGGAACCTGGAAAGACTTAATAAAAATTTAGATAGCCTGAACAGCAATTTCGAAGACCAATTGAAAGATACTCAGGATCAATTCAAAGCCAATCAGAAGTTTAATCAGGATTTAGCTGAAATGAACAGCATTCTGACCTCTTCGGTAGATGAATTGAAAAAGTATAAAGAAAATGCTGAATCACTCAACAAAAACCTGGAAGCCTTAAATACCATTTACGGCAACATGTTGGGTGCAATGAGCTATAAAAAATAA
- a CDS encoding arginase family protein, giving the protein MNLFPYFDAVDFSQYVDDVTFAWKYSMGAVIEKNTVKLQEGRLANIELAIVGVPFNSKHDDFKRTATPDKLRKAFYRLAGVGKLNIIDLGNLKASTSHKGNYLALRDVVDYLSELDIVTIVFGGSQDYSYGVCQAFRSNPFFSFSAIDAFLDVKKGVESLSSTNYLSQVFKALPDLFQFNLLAYQSHYVPDIYFGKTKGIGAHLRLGKLRDNISDAEPILRNSDFLTFDMAALKSSEAPNSLNLPNGLYADEACQLMRYAGASNRMKVFGLFGLNIGEEPGELSLNLAAQLVWYFVQGYLLRDKRKPEHGDGFSTFSVEIPELSAPLVFYKNDNTGQWWVQVQAINNETKYFACSEKDYELASGNEIPELWLKYVQKTDEIVK; this is encoded by the coding sequence ATGAATCTGTTTCCCTACTTCGATGCGGTTGATTTTTCGCAGTATGTCGATGATGTAACTTTCGCCTGGAAATATTCGATGGGTGCTGTCATTGAAAAGAATACCGTTAAATTGCAGGAAGGCCGTTTGGCAAACATTGAACTGGCCATTGTTGGCGTTCCGTTTAACAGCAAGCACGATGATTTTAAACGAACAGCAACGCCCGATAAATTGCGTAAAGCATTTTACCGTTTGGCCGGAGTTGGGAAACTCAACATAATCGATCTGGGCAACCTGAAAGCTTCAACCAGCCACAAAGGGAATTACCTGGCTTTGCGCGATGTGGTAGATTATTTGAGTGAACTGGATATTGTAACAATCGTATTTGGCGGCAGCCAGGATTACAGTTACGGTGTTTGCCAGGCTTTCCGGTCGAATCCCTTTTTCTCGTTTAGTGCCATCGATGCCTTTTTGGATGTGAAAAAAGGTGTAGAGTCACTAAGTTCTACAAACTACTTGTCGCAGGTTTTTAAAGCGCTTCCCGATCTATTTCAATTTAATTTGCTGGCCTATCAAAGTCATTATGTGCCCGATATTTATTTCGGGAAAACCAAAGGTATTGGAGCGCATTTACGATTAGGGAAACTTCGTGATAATATTAGCGATGCTGAGCCTATTCTGCGAAACAGCGACTTTTTAACTTTCGATATGGCTGCATTAAAGTCCTCGGAAGCACCGAATAGTCTGAATCTTCCGAATGGTTTGTATGCCGACGAAGCTTGTCAGCTAATGAGATATGCCGGAGCAAGTAACCGTATGAAAGTATTTGGTTTGTTCGGTTTAAATATTGGGGAGGAGCCGGGAGAATTGTCTTTGAACCTGGCGGCACAACTGGTTTGGTATTTTGTGCAGGGCTACCTTCTCAGAGACAAACGGAAACCGGAGCATGGAGATGGATTCTCCACGTTTAGTGTGGAAATTCCCGAACTTTCAGCACCCCTTGTATTTTACAAAAACGACAATACCGGGCAATGGTGGGTGCAAGTACAAGCCATAAACAACGAAACCAAATATTTTGCCTGTTCAGAAAAAGATTACGAATTGGCTAGTGGTAACGAAATCCCTGAGCTTTGGTTGAAATATGTTCAAAAAACCGACGAAATAGTAAAATAA
- the gldM gene encoding gliding motility protein GldM has protein sequence MGAKNCPETPRQKMINLMYIVLTAMLALNVAAEVLEAFRVVDSSLLQTLEAVDMQNAQIYSSFEQAYIENPTKVQEWKDKADQLQSRSEEMINYVGALKDEVVAYSGEKPVDEDNPMYEEGYYHTKLDGSVVEVAKKDDMNGPSELLITQKRANDLKNTVIEYREFLSSLVNEDDSELRELIMSELKTADPEKGSKGEGNYKTWESEHFEDKPLIAVMTLLSKIQIDVKNSEASVAKYLYAEIDEGSFKFNRLGARVIANSNVVLMGDEYKAEVFLAAEDTTQQPVIMINGNEVEVKDGKATYIGSTSQAGKFTWSGLIKYKTPGGIIKSYPFEQEYQVSEPTVTMSATKMNVFYKGLKNPFDVGGGAIPNEDLEVQMTNGTVSKEGDEYIIEPAELDEMGRNTKVSVYATINGARRLIGTTDWRVKRVPDPVAQVNGQSGGEIRKELLRIQDGVLAVLEDFDFEFGYKVTQFTLETTDGGYTNRYPSNSNRFTTEQKNALNNVTLNSIVYIGDIKALGDDGTTRDLDPISFKIK, from the coding sequence ATGGGTGCAAAGAATTGTCCGGAAACACCGCGGCAAAAAATGATAAATCTGATGTACATTGTACTTACCGCAATGTTAGCACTTAACGTTGCGGCTGAGGTACTTGAAGCTTTTCGTGTGGTAGACAGTAGTTTGCTGCAAACGCTCGAGGCAGTGGACATGCAGAACGCACAGATCTATTCATCGTTTGAGCAAGCTTATATTGAAAATCCAACCAAAGTTCAGGAATGGAAAGATAAAGCAGATCAGCTACAGAGTAGATCGGAAGAAATGATAAACTACGTTGGGGCATTAAAAGACGAAGTTGTTGCTTATTCCGGAGAAAAGCCGGTAGATGAAGATAACCCGATGTATGAAGAGGGTTATTATCATACAAAATTAGACGGATCGGTTGTAGAGGTTGCTAAGAAAGATGACATGAACGGTCCGTCGGAATTACTGATCACCCAGAAAAGAGCAAACGATCTTAAAAACACCGTTATCGAATATCGTGAGTTTCTTTCTTCATTGGTAAACGAAGATGACAGCGAACTTCGCGAGTTGATTATGAGCGAGCTTAAAACTGCAGACCCCGAAAAAGGTTCGAAAGGAGAAGGCAACTACAAAACATGGGAATCGGAGCACTTTGAAGATAAGCCGTTAATTGCGGTAATGACCTTGCTGTCTAAAATTCAGATTGATGTTAAAAACTCTGAAGCATCAGTAGCAAAATATTTGTATGCTGAAATTGATGAAGGTTCATTTAAATTTAACCGTTTGGGAGCACGCGTTATTGCCAATTCAAATGTAGTGCTGATGGGCGACGAATATAAAGCCGAAGTTTTCCTTGCTGCAGAAGATACCACACAACAACCTGTTATCATGATAAATGGGAATGAGGTTGAAGTTAAAGATGGAAAAGCAACCTATATTGGGAGTACCAGCCAGGCAGGTAAGTTTACCTGGAGCGGTTTAATAAAGTATAAAACACCGGGTGGAATTATTAAAAGCTATCCGTTTGAACAAGAATACCAGGTTTCGGAACCTACAGTAACTATGTCGGCTACAAAAATGAACGTGTTCTATAAAGGGCTTAAAAATCCTTTTGACGTTGGTGGTGGTGCCATTCCGAATGAAGATCTCGAAGTGCAAATGACCAATGGTACTGTCTCGAAAGAAGGCGATGAATACATTATTGAACCGGCAGAACTTGATGAAATGGGGCGTAATACCAAAGTTAGTGTTTACGCAACAATTAATGGAGCACGTCGTTTGATTGGTACAACTGATTGGCGTGTGAAACGTGTTCCTGATCCGGTAGCTCAAGTTAATGGGCAGTCAGGAGGCGAAATTCGTAAAGAGTTATTGCGAATTCAGGATGGTGTTTTAGCCGTTCTGGAAGATTTCGATTTTGAATTTGGATACAAGGTTACTCAGTTTACGCTGGAAACAACGGATGGAGGATACACAAACCGCTATCCGTCAAATTCAAATCGTTTTACTACAGAACAAAAAAACGCTCTGAACAACGTAACTTTAAATAGTATAGTTTATATAGGAGATATTAAGGCATTGGGAGATGATGGGACAACCAGAGATCTTGATCCAATATCCTTCAAAATAAAATAG
- a CDS encoding type IX secretion system membrane protein PorP/SprF yields MRKAVSFLFIIMSVTLVTYGQQDPQYTNNMFYKLGVNPGYAGAENTISGILLNRYQWAGFEGAPKTLVFSVDAAINAFGSAGGIGVNVISDEYGFYQNTWVNFNYSYKVTTALGTLGLGISPGIYNFNINPDWFVPEDRQGFDVYVPAESDGAIPNEEASQIAFDVGFGAYLYNNKYYAGFSVTHINQGEVKYDDVAVDFLTRHYYLTGGYNIKLSDPLFEVRPSFLLKSDVASWQMDLNANVVYNDKFWGGISYRVQDAVALLMGMELFNGMRIGYSFDLVTSSLKSNGFASNEFFVSYSLDLERNRNQKYKSIRFL; encoded by the coding sequence ATGAGAAAGGCTGTATCTTTTTTATTTATTATAATGTCGGTTACACTAGTTACGTACGGTCAGCAAGATCCTCAGTACACCAACAATATGTTTTACAAGTTAGGTGTGAACCCTGGTTATGCAGGTGCTGAAAACACAATTAGCGGCATTTTGTTAAATCGTTATCAGTGGGCGGGATTCGAAGGAGCTCCGAAAACACTGGTTTTTAGTGTTGATGCAGCAATTAATGCTTTTGGTTCTGCCGGTGGAATTGGAGTGAATGTAATTAGCGATGAATATGGATTTTACCAGAACACATGGGTGAATTTTAATTATTCATATAAAGTAACAACAGCATTGGGCACGCTGGGGCTAGGCATTTCTCCCGGAATTTATAATTTCAATATTAATCCTGATTGGTTTGTTCCTGAAGACAGACAAGGATTTGATGTCTATGTTCCGGCTGAAAGTGATGGGGCAATCCCGAATGAGGAGGCCAGTCAAATTGCATTTGATGTAGGTTTTGGTGCTTATTTATACAACAATAAATATTATGCCGGATTTTCGGTAACGCACATCAACCAGGGAGAAGTTAAGTATGATGATGTCGCGGTTGATTTTCTTACACGGCACTATTATTTAACTGGCGGATACAATATTAAGTTGTCTGATCCGTTATTTGAGGTGCGGCCGTCGTTCTTGCTGAAGTCTGATGTGGCTTCGTGGCAAATGGATTTGAATGCTAACGTGGTGTATAACGATAAATTCTGGGGGGGAATATCCTACAGGGTTCAGGACGCGGTAGCCTTACTTATGGGAATGGAACTGTTTAATGGAATGCGAATAGGATATTCGTTCGATTTAGTAACATCATCACTAAAAAGTAACGGTTTTGCATCGAACGAGTTTTTTGTAAGTTATTCTCTTGATTTAGAGAGAAATCGTAATCAAAAGTATAAGAGTATTAGATTTTTGTAA
- a CDS encoding transglycosylase domain-containing protein — MSETKKSFKKYILIFWSIVALGIVSVFLLFFLIAKGKLGFMPSFEELENPQNILASEIYFENGPTIDKYFNQENRSFVNFENLPPHLIDALIATEDVRFYDHSGIDFRGLIRVFKGIVTGDTSSGGGSTLSQQLAKMLFPRDGFSSSLELVLRKFKEWVIAVKLERSYTKEEIILMYLNKYDYLNNAVGIRSAADVYFNTQPDSLKLHQAAMLVGMAKNSSLFNPIRRPGMVLQRRNVVLGQMEKYGYITPEVADSAKLLPLDLEYKKVDYKLGPAPYFREYLRLTLTAKKPERENYASWQEQKYIEDLDEWENNPLFGWCNKNTKPNGEPYDIYTDGLKIYTTLDSRMQKYAVEAVEQHLRHDLQPLFDSSLEDLKNPPFANNMSSKEVDDLLNREIRKSERYRVMNQAGKGFSEIKETFNKPVEMNIFKWSGEVDTLMTPMDSIKYYLKFFRSSFMAMDTESGKVKAYVGGPNYQHFMYDMVKGGKRQIGSTVKPFLYTLAMQNGLTPCTKVPYVSQQFIQWDGSIYEPKDADVDPEMDGQMVTLKWGLANSKNRISAWVLKQYNPQAVVDVMKHMGIYSPIDPVNSMFLGVSDVTLYEMVGAFNTFTNLGVFIKPYFVTKIEDRHGNVIARFVPERHEAIDEQTAYLMLNLLQGVIDEGTGIRLRFSNLFRDRVTTDYGSFSMPIAGKTGTTQNHSDGWLLAQHQNLLPVFGPVLI; from the coding sequence ATGAGCGAAACAAAAAAAAGCTTTAAAAAATACATCCTGATTTTCTGGTCGATCGTTGCACTGGGGATCGTTTCCGTCTTTCTCCTTTTCTTTCTGATAGCCAAAGGTAAGCTGGGTTTTATGCCTAGTTTCGAGGAGCTGGAAAATCCACAAAATATTCTGGCATCGGAAATCTATTTTGAAAATGGACCGACCATTGATAAATATTTCAACCAGGAGAACCGTAGTTTCGTAAATTTCGAGAATTTACCACCACACTTAATAGATGCCCTGATTGCCACAGAAGATGTTCGTTTTTACGATCATTCGGGAATTGATTTTCGTGGTCTGATTCGCGTTTTTAAAGGAATTGTTACCGGCGATACCAGTTCAGGAGGTGGAAGTACATTAAGTCAGCAGCTGGCAAAAATGCTTTTCCCGCGCGATGGTTTTTCAAGTAGTTTGGAGTTGGTGCTGAGAAAATTTAAAGAGTGGGTAATTGCCGTAAAACTCGAACGCAGTTACACCAAGGAAGAGATTATTCTGATGTATCTGAATAAATACGACTACCTTAACAACGCCGTTGGAATTCGTTCGGCAGCAGATGTTTATTTTAATACTCAGCCGGATTCACTAAAGCTTCACCAGGCCGCAATGCTGGTTGGAATGGCGAAAAACTCATCGCTTTTCAATCCAATTCGTCGCCCCGGAATGGTGTTACAACGCCGGAATGTTGTACTGGGGCAGATGGAAAAATACGGCTACATTACGCCCGAAGTTGCCGACTCAGCTAAACTACTGCCTCTTGATTTAGAATATAAAAAAGTGGATTACAAGCTCGGACCGGCGCCCTATTTCCGCGAATACCTGCGTTTAACGCTTACCGCTAAAAAACCGGAGCGCGAGAATTATGCCTCGTGGCAGGAGCAAAAATATATTGAAGACCTGGATGAATGGGAAAACAATCCGCTGTTTGGCTGGTGCAACAAAAATACCAAACCCAATGGCGAACCTTATGATATTTACACCGACGGTTTAAAGATTTACACGACACTCGACTCGCGCATGCAAAAATACGCAGTTGAAGCCGTTGAACAACATTTACGCCACGACTTGCAACCACTGTTCGACAGCAGCCTGGAAGATCTTAAAAACCCTCCTTTTGCCAACAACATGAGTAGTAAGGAGGTAGACGATCTGTTAAACCGCGAAATCAGAAAAAGCGAACGTTATCGGGTAATGAACCAGGCAGGAAAAGGTTTTTCCGAAATAAAGGAAACGTTTAACAAACCAGTCGAAATGAACATCTTTAAATGGAGTGGAGAGGTTGATACATTGATGACTCCGATGGATTCGATTAAATATTATCTGAAGTTTTTCCGCTCGTCGTTTATGGCCATGGATACCGAATCAGGAAAAGTCAAAGCCTACGTTGGCGGCCCTAATTACCAGCATTTTATGTACGACATGGTGAAAGGCGGAAAACGCCAGATCGGATCTACGGTTAAGCCATTTTTGTATACGCTGGCCATGCAAAACGGACTTACTCCATGTACCAAAGTTCCGTATGTAAGTCAGCAGTTTATTCAGTGGGACGGAAGCATTTACGAGCCAAAAGATGCCGATGTTGATCCGGAAATGGATGGACAGATGGTCACCTTAAAATGGGGCCTGGCTAACTCGAAAAACCGCATTTCGGCATGGGTACTAAAACAATACAACCCGCAGGCTGTGGTTGATGTAATGAAACACATGGGTATTTACAGCCCCATTGATCCGGTAAACTCAATGTTCCTTGGTGTTTCGGATGTTACACTTTACGAAATGGTTGGCGCTTTTAACACCTTCACCAATTTGGGCGTGTTTATCAAACCTTATTTTGTAACAAAAATTGAAGACCGTCATGGTAACGTAATTGCACGTTTTGTTCCCGAACGCCACGAAGCTATTGATGAACAAACTGCTTACCTGATGCTAAACCTGCTACAAGGAGTAATTGACGAAGGAACCGGAATTCGTTTACGCTTTTCGAACCTGTTTCGCGACAGGGTAACCACTGACTATGGAAGTTTTAGCATGCCAATTGCAGGTAAAACCGGAACTACTCAGAACCACTCCGACGGTTGGTTATTGGCACAACACCAAA
- a CDS encoding SUMF1/EgtB/PvdO family nonheme iron enzyme: protein MKKLLSIATLFLIALSFAGCFGGGPGGNGELTGVERRQRFKETQPLGMVYVRRGSFNIGPSDEDASRAGVPTKTVSQEPFWMDDTEITNNEYRQFVEWVKESMARRMLGDQYPEFMITEDRKGNIIDPPQINWDEKIDWEDPDMQMAMEDLYLPENERFFGKKEIDTRKLVYEYWWIDLDQAAKRSNSYNYETQRYEGNVYNEEGDLVPIENRSSFMMQDQVHVYPDTLCWIRDFTYSYNEPLATRYFWHPGFDEYPVVGVTWKQVNAFCNWRTKIQSDYLSEKGEPSLMAYRLPTEVEWEYAARGGKDFSMYPWGGYYTRDEKGVFLANFKPLRGNYVEDGSIATIKVGSYDPNEYGLYDMAGNVAEWTSTAYDEAGYNYFSDLNPTFTYNARKDDPAVMKRKVIRGGSWKDISQFVQVSTRNYEYQDTTKSYVGFRCVRSTFGEEF from the coding sequence ATGAAAAAACTACTTTCTATTGCAACCTTATTCTTGATTGCACTTAGTTTTGCCGGCTGCTTTGGTGGTGGCCCGGGAGGAAACGGAGAGCTAACAGGAGTGGAAAGAAGGCAGCGATTTAAAGAAACTCAGCCACTAGGAATGGTATATGTTCGTAGAGGAAGTTTCAATATCGGGCCTAGCGATGAGGACGCAAGTAGGGCAGGTGTACCAACAAAAACGGTATCGCAAGAACCATTTTGGATGGACGACACAGAAATTACCAATAACGAATATCGCCAGTTTGTAGAATGGGTAAAAGAATCGATGGCACGTCGAATGTTAGGTGACCAGTATCCTGAATTTATGATTACCGAAGACAGGAAAGGGAATATCATCGATCCTCCACAAATCAACTGGGACGAAAAGATTGATTGGGAAGACCCTGATATGCAAATGGCAATGGAAGATCTGTACTTGCCTGAAAACGAGCGTTTCTTTGGCAAAAAAGAAATTGATACCCGTAAACTGGTTTACGAATATTGGTGGATTGACCTGGATCAGGCAGCCAAAAGAAGTAACAGTTATAACTACGAAACACAGCGATACGAAGGTAATGTTTACAACGAGGAAGGCGATCTTGTTCCAATCGAGAACCGTTCTTCATTTATGATGCAGGATCAGGTGCATGTTTATCCCGATACACTTTGCTGGATCAGAGATTTTACCTATTCGTACAACGAGCCGTTAGCAACACGTTATTTCTGGCATCCGGGATTTGATGAATACCCGGTTGTAGGTGTTACCTGGAAACAAGTAAATGCGTTCTGTAACTGGCGTACTAAAATTCAGTCGGATTACTTGTCAGAAAAAGGAGAGCCATCATTGATGGCTTATCGTTTGCCAACCGAAGTAGAGTGGGAATATGCCGCCCGAGGTGGTAAAGATTTCTCTATGTACCCATGGGGAGGTTATTATACCCGGGATGAAAAAGGGGTTTTCCTGGCCAACTTTAAGCCACTTCGCGGAAATTATGTGGAAGATGGCTCAATTGCAACCATAAAAGTAGGAAGTTACGATCCGAATGAATACGGATTATACGATATGGCCGGTAACGTAGCAGAATGGACTAGTACTGCATACGACGAAGCCGGTTACAATTATTTCAGTGATTTAAACCCAACTTTTACATACAATGCCCGAAAGGATGATCCTGCTGTAATGAAACGTAAAGTGATTAGAGGAGGTTCGTGGAAAGATATCTCGCAATTTGTGCAGGTTTCTACACGTAATTACGAATATCAGGATACGACTAAATCGTACGTTGGTTTCCGATGCGTTCGCTCTACATTTGGCGAAGAATTTTAG